DNA sequence from the Myxococcaceae bacterium JPH2 genome:
CGGACCAGATGCTCGCGCTCGCCGAGGAGGCCCGCACCGCGCTGCAGGAGCACGACTCCGAACTCTCGGGGACGCTCACCGTCTGGGCCCCGGAGACGCTCTGCGCGCGGCGCCTGCCTGGGCTGCTCACCGCCTTCCACGCCCACCACCCTCGCGTCCGCCTGGTGGTGAGCCCCAAGGGCCGCGCCGAGGTCCTCCAGGGCCTGCGCGGCCAGGAGATCGACCTGGGCATCTTCCTGGGCGAGGTGCCCGCGGGCATCGCGGTCCACTGCGAGCAGCTCGCCACCGAGCCCCTGTGCCTCGTCGCCCCGCCCGGCCACGCGCTCACCCAGCGCGACCGCGTCCTCGCGGACGACCTGCGCCCCTGGCCCTTCATCTCCACGGAGCTGGGCTGCGCCTACCGCGACCTCTTCGAGCGCGCCTGGGCCGAGGCCGAGGGCAAGCCGTCCGTCGTCGCGGAGGTGGGCAGCATCACCGCCGTCGCGCGCTGCGTGGCCTCGGGCATGGGGCTGGCCGTGCTCCCTCACGTGGCCGTGAGCGACGAGGTGTCCCGCGGCGAGCTGGTGCCCCTGCCCTGGCCGTCGCTGACGGACGCGGGCATCTGGTTCGCGTGGAGCGGACGGCGCCTGTCCCCCGCCGCCGCCGCGTTCCTGCGCACCGTCCGAGAGGAGCCCTGGGGCCACGCCGCCTGAGCGCGCGGCCTCAGTCCCGCCGGCCCAGCGTGCGGTCCAGGTTGTACGCGGCGCTGATGAGCGACAGGTGCGTCAGCGCCTGCGGGAAGTTGCCGAGCGCCTCACCGGACGGCCCCGTC
Encoded proteins:
- a CDS encoding LysR family transcriptional regulator, whose protein sequence is MKLRQLETFRTVARTLNFRRAAEQLHYAQSSITEQIQGLESDLDVALFDRTGRVLRLTEAGARLLSYADQMLALAEEARTALQEHDSELSGTLTVWAPETLCARRLPGLLTAFHAHHPRVRLVVSPKGRAEVLQGLRGQEIDLGIFLGEVPAGIAVHCEQLATEPLCLVAPPGHALTQRDRVLADDLRPWPFISTELGCAYRDLFERAWAEAEGKPSVVAEVGSITAVARCVASGMGLAVLPHVAVSDEVSRGELVPLPWPSLTDAGIWFAWSGRRLSPAAAAFLRTVREEPWGHAA